A DNA window from Arachis hypogaea cultivar Tifrunner chromosome 18, arahy.Tifrunner.gnm2.J5K5, whole genome shotgun sequence contains the following coding sequences:
- the LOC112771001 gene encoding uncharacterized protein isoform X2 has product MNFGFSRSHQSFEWKQQLVADVDSNTALSQKQHQITKGEETVKEKIILVQEKNIRRLNELVRHLQEQLQQCRGSNGTTNGTASPLAERILEFERQQILED; this is encoded by the exons ATGAATTTCGGGTTTTCTCGCTCACATCAATCT TTCGAGTGGAAGCAACAGCTAGTGGCCGATGTTGACTCAAATACCGCTCTATCTCAAAAGCAGCATCAGATTACAAAGGGTGAAGAAACTGTAAAGGAGAAG ATCATTTTAGTACAAGAAAAGAATATTCGAAGACTGAACGAGCTTGTGCGGCATCTCCAGGAACAACTGCAGCAGTGTAGAGGAAGCAATGGAACTACAAATGGCACTGCAAGCCCTCTAGCAGAGCGGATTCTGGAGTTCGAGCGACAACAGATTTTAGAGGATTAA
- the LOC112771001 gene encoding uncharacterized protein isoform X1, with translation MSRPMLLVFLLLILIITSQFEWKQQLVADVDSNTALSQKQHQITKGEETVKEKIILVQEKNIRRLNELVRHLQEQLQQCRGSNGTTNGTASPLAERILEFERQQILED, from the exons ATGTCGAGGCCCATGTTGCTTGTTTTTCTGCTGCTTATACTCATAATCACTTCGCAGTTCGAGTGGAAGCAACAGCTAGTGGCCGATGTTGACTCAAATACCGCTCTATCTCAAAAGCAGCATCAGATTACAAAGGGTGAAGAAACTGTAAAGGAGAAG ATCATTTTAGTACAAGAAAAGAATATTCGAAGACTGAACGAGCTTGTGCGGCATCTCCAGGAACAACTGCAGCAGTGTAGAGGAAGCAATGGAACTACAAATGGCACTGCAAGCCCTCTAGCAGAGCGGATTCTGGAGTTCGAGCGACAACAGATTTTAGAGGATTAA
- the LOC112769476 gene encoding protein trichome birefringence-like 21 has translation MSRLIKATGADLRGSAFDNLLSLYLDEPNDVWVSSVANFDYVIFSTGQWFYGPLTFYENGQIVGGQQGCHNLQNTLSMESVMKVGVATGQDHLQKKKHKAITMGSSWKQCIMLKWMNLEKQKRKLEKKGLHFGLIDISEATSLRPDAYPDKYGLIYNKNVKVVDCVHWCLPGAIDT, from the exons ATGAGCAGACTAA TTAAAGCTACTGGTGCTGATCTTCGTGGTAGTGCATTTGACAATTTATTAAGCCTTTATCTTGATGAGCCAAATGATGTTTGGGTCAGCAGTGTTGCAAATTTTGATTATGTGATTTTCTCAACAGGACAATGGTTCTATGGACCATTGACTTTCTATGAGAATGGTCAAATTGTTGGAGGCCAACAAGGA TGTCACAATCTGCAAAATACTTTGAGCATGGAGAGTGTAATGAAGGTGGGAGTTGCAACAGGACAAGACCATTTACAAAAGAAGAAACACAAGGCTATAACAATGGGGAGTTCTTGGAAGCAATGCATCATGCTCAAGTGGATGAATTTAGAGAAGCAGAAAAGGAAGCTAGAAAAAAAAGGGTTGCACTTTGGTTTGATAGATATAAGTGAAGCAACGTCATTGAGGCCTGATGCATATCCTGATAAATATGGCCTTATTTATAATAAGAATGTTAAGGTTGTAGATTGTGTACATTGGTGCTTGCCTGGTGCTATTGACACGTAG